In the genome of Montipora foliosa isolate CH-2021 chromosome 3, ASM3666993v2, whole genome shotgun sequence, one region contains:
- the LOC137998130 gene encoding uncharacterized protein, translating to MAANFDYIFKVLVLGDSSVGKSSLIRRFHADVFEQKLPTTIGVDFFVHDFEVDGKKVKLQIWDTAGEERYRQGGLTSSFYRGAHGALIVFSLTSHKSFENVKKLWIDEFYRKSGSDTVTILVGNKQDLEDKREVKEDHIKEFAELNSMCWLETSAKDCTNVKEAFDTMVYKLCESHEQYLSFQSEPSSPTSFTLHGAYGISDQQQSSGLGYCCNST from the exons atggcggcgaACTTTGATTATATCTTCAAGGTCCTTGTGTTGGGGGATAGTTCAGTCGGAAAGTCAAGTCTTATCAGACGATTTCACGCTgatgtttttgaacaaaaacttcCCACGACTATAGGTGTTGATTTCTTCGTTCACGACTTTGAAGTAGATGGCAAGAAAGTGAAG CTTCAAATTTGGGACACAGCAGGAGAAGAGAGATACCGCCAGGGTGGATTGACCAGCTCATTCTATAGAGGAGCACATGGGGCACTCATTGTGTTTTCACTAACATCACATAAGTCatttgaaaatgttaaaaaactcTGGATTGATGAATTTTACAGGAAGAG TGGTTCAGATACAGTTACCATATTAGTTGGAAACAAGCAAGACTTAGAAGATAAAAGAGAAGTCAAGGAGGATCACATAAAA GAATTTGCAGAATTGAACTCCATGTGTTGGTTGGAAACTAGTGCCAAGGACTGTACCAACGTGAAAGAAGCTTTCGACACCATGGTCTACAAACTTTGCGAGAGTCATGAACAATATCTTTCATTTCAGTCAGAGCCCAGTAGTCCTACCAGTTTCACACTCCATGGTGCTTATGGTATATCAGATCAACAGCAGTCAAGTGGATTAGGGTACTGTTGTAACTCAACATGA
- the LOC137998128 gene encoding mitochondrial genome maintenance exonuclease 1-like, whose translation MSQFAVRRPSGCFAKVLHWNRGRIRWKRTRSKKKASPSQDVQDPYADITESEIYCPFMNKNKTTNQEALSSLLVSPLSIHYSSKTLKNEQRIYLKKFTSVTSILSQTKPPSEFFALTNWRKAQISELGEEQFKEKKKTISRRGTQFHHEVQGYFKNNKTLSMEEASLYSGYWKSIGHVLRDITNVVAVESGVIHPLLGYAGTLDLIAKYKGLLAVIDWKTSAKHKTNLKDCYSYPQQIAAYAGAVNYDKSYPFQVCDGVIIIAYENGDPADVHYLPKEMCETYWLEWLIRLQQYRKRFPELVIDSTYLEQNLTIDSKPVAKSLGGQSLTNIGTPVTKIGRIVKDEDVIEKGELSPKIEQPASQEVFSNSGSWSLRAWKTALKRVIQSLFPQR comes from the exons ATGTCCCAGTTTGCTGTCAGAAGACCATCTGGTTGTTTTGCCAAAGTGCTGCACTGGAATCGTGGTCGTATTCGATGGAAACGTACACGCAGCAAGAAAAAG GCTTCCCCAAGCCAGGATGTTCAAGATCCATATGCAGACATCACTGAAAGCGAGATTTACTGTCCATttatgaacaagaacaagaccACAAATCAAGAGGCTCTTTCATCCCTCTTAGTCTCGCCATTATCCATTCATTATTCAAGCAAAACACTAAAGAATGAGCAACGGATTTATCTTAAGAAATTCACAAGTGTAACATCAATTTTGAGTCAAACAAAGCCACCCAGTGAATTTTTTGCATTGACAAACTGGAGAAAAGCTCAAATTTCTGAATTAGGAGAGGAACAgtttaaggaaaaaaagaaaactatttctAGAAGAGGAACTCAATTTCACCAT GAAGTTCAGGGATActtcaaaaataataaaacactGTCCATGGAGGAAGCATCACTCTACTCTGGATACTGGAAGAGTATTGGCCATGTGTTGCGTGACAttacaaatgttgttgctgttgaGAGTGGTGTCATTCATCCATTGTTGGGGTATGCGGGAACTCTGGACCTCATTGCCAAATACAAGGGTTTGCTTGCTGTGATTGATTGGAAAACATCtgcaaaacataaaacaaacctCAAGGACTGTTACTCTTATCCACAACAAATTGCAGCTTATGCTGGTGCAGTAAATTACGACAAAAGCTATCCCTTTCAG gTGTGTGACGGGGTTATAATTATTGCATATGAGAATGGTGACCCAGCTGATGTTCATTATCTTCCAAAGGAAATGTGTGAAACGTATTGGCTAGAATGGTTGATTCGACTGCAGCAATACAGAAAAAGGTTCCCTGAACTTGTAATCGATTCCACTTATCTGGAACAAAATCTAACAATTGATTCAAAACCAGTGGCAAAATCTTTGGGAGGGCAGTCCTTGACAAACATTGGCACGCCTGTGACGAAAATTGGTAGGATTGTTAAAGATGAAGATGTGATTGAGAAAGGTGAGCTATCTCCCAAGATAGAACAACCTGCTTCACAGGAAGTTTTCAGTAACTCAGGTTCCTGGTCATTAAGAGCTTGGAAAACAGCATTGAAGAGAGTTATCCAAAGTTTATTTCCCCAACGGTAG
- the LOC137998131 gene encoding akirin-2-like yields MACATLKRSYEFDPLTPQHQPSPKRRRCIPLKPSTPPPSVTSESHFRDVAPRLSQDQVSASISQEWKRLQRRRHLRAPCPSSPEMATFSSYSPGSSPPRKEQPLFTLKQVTLICERMLKEREVQITEEYDKVLREKLAEQYDAFVKFNYDQVQRRFQETAPTCKYHKKVLEIKRC; encoded by the exons ATGGCTTGCGCGACCCTCAAGAGGTCTTACGAGTTTGATCCTTTAACACCTCAGCACCAACCTTCGCCGAAGAGAAGAAGATGTATCCCACTCAAGCCTTCCACACCACCTCCTTCAGTTACTTCGGAGTCTCATTTTCGTGATGTTGCCCCAAGATTATCGCAAG atCAAGTTTCTGCTAGTATAAGTCAGGAATGGAAAAGACTTCAGCGACGAAGACATCTTAGAGCACCTTGTCCTAGCTCACCTGAAATGGCAACTTTCTCTTCATATTCACCTGGATCATCACCACCCCGTAAAGAGCAACCCCTTTTCACTCTAAAGCAAGTTACTCTTATCTGTGAGAGAATGCTCAAAGAAAGGGAAGTACAAATTACAGAAGAATATGACAAAGTCTTGAGAGAAAAGCTTGCAG AACAATATGATGCATTTGTCAAGTTTAACTATGATCAGGTACAGAGAAGATTTCAAGAAACAGCACCAACCTGTAAGTATCACAAGAAAGTTTTggaaattaaaagatgttga
- the LOC137998132 gene encoding akirin-2-like, translating to MACATLKRSYEFDPLTPQHQPSPKRRRCIPLKPSTPPPSVTSESHFRDVAPRLSQDQVSASISQEWKRLQRRRHLRAPCPSSPEMATFSSYSPGSSPPRKEQPLFTLKQVTLICERMLKEREVQITEEYDKVLREKLAEQYDAFVKFNYDQVQRRFQETAPTYVS from the exons ATGGCTTGCGCGACCCTCAAGAGGTCTTACGAGTTTGATCCTTTAACACCTCAGCACCAACCTTCGCCGAAGAGAAGAAGATGTATCCCACTCAAGCCTTCCACACCACCTCCTTCAGTTACTTCGGAGTCTCATTTTCGTGATGTTGCCCCAAGATTATCGCAAG atCAAGTTTCTGCTAGTATAAGTCAGGAATGGAAAAGACTTCAGCGACGAAGACATCTTAGAGCACCTTGTCCTAGCTCACCTGAAATGGCAACTTTCTCTTCATATTCACCTGGATCATCACCACCCCGTAAAGAGCAACCCCTTTTCACTCTAAAGCAAGTTACTCTTATCTGTGAGAGAATGCTCAAAGAAAGGGAAGTACAAATTACAGAAGAATATGACAAAGTCTTGAGAGAAAAGCTTGCAG AACAATATGATGCATTTGTCAAGTTTAACTATGATCAGGTACAGAGAAGATTTCAAGAAACAGCACCAACCT ATGTTTCCTAA